The DNA window CACGCTTACCAAACCCTGGTTCGCTCCGCCGAACTGGCTCTTTGCGCCGGCCTGGACGGTGCTGTACTTCCTGATGGGGGCTGCCTCGTTTCTGATCTATCAGAAGCGGGAGATAGACCCCCGTGTTGATGGCGCCCTGAAGGTCTATGGCCTTCAACTGTTTCTCAACCTTCTCTGGTCGGTGATCTTCTTTGGGTTTCGATCTATCATCGGCGGTTTCATTGCGATCGTGCTGCTCTGGGTTCTGATCGTCGTGACCATCTGGCGATTCCATAGGATCTCCCCAACCGCAGGGATGCTGCTCGTCCCGTACATCGCCTGGGTCACCTTTGCAGCCGTCCTGAACTTCGGCATCCTGCAGTTGAACGTCCCGTTTATGATCATGACTAAATAGAGTTCTGGACATAAATATACACTAACGAACCACATTGGTGGTTCTTGGATCTGATGTATGCCAAATGTTACCACGCTCTTCGATGCCGCCAGTGTGCCTGAGGCGAAGGTAGCGATCCACTGCCCGTCCCGGGGCACCTCATACACCTATGGTGATGTCCGGGGGCAGATGAACCGACTCGCCCAGGGCCTCCTTGCCGTTGGGATCCGACGGGGGGACCGGGTCTGTATCTATCTTGAATCATCCCCCGAGTACCTCTTCAGTTACTTTGCGATCTGGCGAATCGGGGCGGTTGCGGTCCCGACCAACAGGGTTTACCGAGGTGAGGAACTGCTCCATGCGATCACCAACGCTGGAGCGGTGGCTGTCATCACCGACTCGGAAGGAGCTGCTGTCGTCTCCTCGGTCCGGGACAGGGCCGGTTGCTTGCAACAGGTGATCTGCACCGAAGAGGGGATTTCCGGGACGGTCCCCTGGCAGCAGTTCGCCAGCTACCCGGCAGCGATGCGGGCCGTGGACTGCTCGTTCGATCATCTCTGTCAGTTGCAGTACACCTCGGGGACGACAGGTCTGCCCAAAGGGGCGATGCTGACCCATGGTAACTGGATGTCGGCCCTGGACGCCGAACGTGAGGCCCTGGGAATGACTCCTGACGATATCTACCTCGGGATCTATCCGATGGGACATGTCGGCATCTCCTGGGGGCTGGCGGCGCTGCGGGCCGGCGGCACCTTTGTAATCATGGAACGGTTCCACCTCGATCAATACCTGGCTCTGATCGAACGCTACCAGGTGACGGTGCTGGCCGGAATGCCGCCGGTGATCCATTCCCTGGTCCACAGTCCAGCAGGGATAGAGGCGGCTCTCTCGTCGGTGAAGGTTATCATCAGCGGCGGCGGTTCGCTCCTCCCCTCGGTCTGGGAGGCTTTCGATCGCCGGTTTCATATCCCGATTGCCAACTCCTACGGCCTCTCGGAGACGATCGTGATCGGTTCAGGGACGACGACCCTTCCGAACTACTCGTTCCTGACCCGGGAGTACCGGTCGGTCGGGGTACCGGTTGGGTACACCGAGGTGAATATCGTCTCCCCTGAGGATCCGGATGAGGATCTCCCGCCTGACACGCCAGGTGAGATCGCGCTCCGCGGGCCGTCGGTGGCACAGGGCTACTGGCAGATGCCTGAGGCGACGGCCGCAGTCTTTCGTCCGGGAGGCTGGTTTCTGAGCGGGGATATCGGTTACCTGGACACCGAAGGAGTCCTCTTCATCACCGACCGCAAGAAGGACATGATCATCATGTCAGGGTGGAAGGTCTACCCAACTGAGGTGGAGAATGTGCTGGTCCAGCATCCCAAGATCCGGGATGTGGCGGTTTTTGGCTCGCCAGACGAGCGGCGGGGGGAGATCCCGGTCGCGGTGGTGGTCCCTGCAGGGGATGAACCCCCAACCTATGATGAAATCTCCACCTTCTGCAGGTCCCACCTCGCCGGTTATAAGATCCCCCGCGGTCTGATCATCGTCGAGTCACTTCCGCGGGTGAACGGCTGGAAACTTCTCCGACGGACGCTCCGCGAGGAGTACGGCTCTAAACTCTGATCGTCGTCGCCCATGAGAATTCGGCATCTATCTTTGGTTCTCCTTTTTTATCCGGTACCCCCCTGCAGGGATGGTGATCTCGAACCGGGCACCTTCTCCCTCCTTCCCGGTCTCCCTGATATGGATCCTGGTGATTGAGAGGATCTCCCTGATCAAAAAGAGGCCAAGACCTGTATTGCTTCCAAACCCCCGCTTGAATATCTGCTCCTTTTGAGTCAGGGGGATCCCGACTCCATCGTCCAGATATACCAGAACGACCTCTTCTCCGACCTCCTCATACCAGAATCTGATACTGGTGATCGTTTCACCATGCCGGATTCCGTTTTCGAGCAGATTATAGAAGACCTTCTCAAGCATTGGGTCTGCGAAGATCTCAAGCCCTTGGAGGTCGACGTATGCATCTATCCCCTCCAGGTCAAGGGATACGATCGCTGCTGAGAGCACCTCTGTTGCATTCCGCCATGTCGGGGCCTCCGCTCCCAGGTTCTGATAGGCCTTGGTGAACTCGATCTGATGATTGATCAGTTCTGCCGCGTGCTGCTGCCTGTGAAGGTAGCCAAGCAGCACTGGATCGGTGATCTCTGTCTGCATTATCTCAAAGTAACCTGAGATCACGGTCAACTGGTTCTGGATGTCGTGTCTGGTCACGCTGTTCAATAGATTCAGCTTCTGGTTGGCCTGTGCGAGCGCTGCCGAATATTGCTTCAGTTCCTCGGTCTGTCCCGTGATAGCCTCCTCCAACCTCTTCCGATCTGTGACATCCCGTGACGAGGTATAGATTTCGATGGGGGCATCGGAGACGGGGTCCCTGATCGCCCTGCAGGTGGTCTCGAACCAGATGTAGGTTCCATCGATCCTTCTATACCGATAACTGATCCGGAGGACATCCGGTACCGAAAGAATGTCGAGATAGGCCTGTTGCACGATGCTGATATCGTCGGGATGGATGAATGCTAAGGAAGACCTGCCAATCATCTGTTCGGGGATGTACCCGAGCAGGGTCGTACAGGCCGGTGAGACATACCAGAAGGTACCGTCCAGCGCATGCCGTGCGATCATGTCAGATGAGTTCTCAGCGAGCAGCCGGAAACGTTCTTCACTCTCCCTGAGTGCCAGTTCCGCCCTTCTCCGGGCGGTCACGTCGCGGCCGACTCCGAGGATCCCGCTTGGATGCCCTTCTTCGTCCCGGATCACGGTCAGTTGTACCTCTGCCCGGATTGTGGTGTCGTCCTTTCGCTGGAATTCGAGGTCGAAGGTTCTGGAGGCAGCCCCCCTCTCTTCTGGTTTCTCGAAAACTGCCCTGTCAATCAGTATCTGAGACTCCCAGGTCAGGTGCTCCCTGAGCGGGACCGCCTGCAGTTCCTCGAATGAGTACCCAAGCGCCCGTTCCATCGACGGGCTGATGAAGAGGTTCGAGTGGTCCGGCCTCATCATCCAGACCAGGTCTTCCATATTATCGGCGATCAGGCGGTACCTGTCTTCGCTTCTGATCAGCGCCTCCTCGAGCTGCACCGTTTCGGTTACATCTTCGACCACCATGACCATCTGCTGTCTTCCCTCAGGACCTGTCTGCAATGGGGCACCATTGATTCTGAACACCCGCTCCTGCTCACCTTCGCCGATAGTGTAATGCTGATCCCTGATGGGGGAGCCGGAAGCGATCACCTCAGCGAACGGGAACCCAGCGAGGGATCCGGCTCCCTGGCCGGCACCGGTGGATTCGGATCCCAGGATCTCCTTTGCAGCCCGGTTTTCAAAGGTGACGATCCCATTCTGGTCCACCACTAGAATCCCTGCTGTACTGGTCTCCATGATCTGCGCCAGCAGGTTCTGCTCATATCCAGGCTCCTGATGCTCCGTGCATCTCATCACAGCGATCCTGATCGTCTCTGCGAGTTCCAGAAGAAATCGGGCGTTGGGCTTTATTGGTCTCTCCAGGCATAGAGCAATCAGAGGGTGCTGAGCAATGATATTCTCCTCGTTCTCTGATCCGTCGGTGATGATGACCACTGGGATGGCGGGATACTTCTTCCATAGTTCTCT is part of the Methanosphaerula palustris E1-9c genome and encodes:
- a CDS encoding PAS domain S-box protein; its protein translation is MITVLLLDDDHDFFASIRQHLARVCDITVHFVTSTGEALRVIHQKVPDVIVARYWKTSQEGPALIRELWKKYPAIPVVIITDGSENEENIIAQHPLIALCLERPIKPNARFLLELAETIRIAVMRCTEHQEPGYEQNLLAQIMETSTAGILVVDQNGIVTFENRAAKEILGSESTGAGQGAGSLAGFPFAEVIASGSPIRDQHYTIGEGEQERVFRINGAPLQTGPEGRQQMVMVVEDVTETVQLEEALIRSEDRYRLIADNMEDLVWMMRPDHSNLFISPSMERALGYSFEELQAVPLREHLTWESQILIDRAVFEKPEERGAASRTFDLEFQRKDDTTIRAEVQLTVIRDEEGHPSGILGVGRDVTARRRAELALRESEERFRLLAENSSDMIARHALDGTFWYVSPACTTLLGYIPEQMIGRSSLAFIHPDDISIVQQAYLDILSVPDVLRISYRYRRIDGTYIWFETTCRAIRDPVSDAPIEIYTSSRDVTDRKRLEEAITGQTEELKQYSAALAQANQKLNLLNSVTRHDIQNQLTVISGYFEIMQTEITDPVLLGYLHRQQHAAELINHQIEFTKAYQNLGAEAPTWRNATEVLSAAIVSLDLEGIDAYVDLQGLEIFADPMLEKVFYNLLENGIRHGETITSIRFWYEEVGEEVVLVYLDDGVGIPLTQKEQIFKRGFGSNTGLGLFLIREILSITRIHIRETGKEGEGARFEITIPAGGYRIKKENQR
- a CDS encoding class I adenylate-forming enzyme family protein; translated protein: MPNVTTLFDAASVPEAKVAIHCPSRGTSYTYGDVRGQMNRLAQGLLAVGIRRGDRVCIYLESSPEYLFSYFAIWRIGAVAVPTNRVYRGEELLHAITNAGAVAVITDSEGAAVVSSVRDRAGCLQQVICTEEGISGTVPWQQFASYPAAMRAVDCSFDHLCQLQYTSGTTGLPKGAMLTHGNWMSALDAEREALGMTPDDIYLGIYPMGHVGISWGLAALRAGGTFVIMERFHLDQYLALIERYQVTVLAGMPPVIHSLVHSPAGIEAALSSVKVIISGGGSLLPSVWEAFDRRFHIPIANSYGLSETIVIGSGTTTLPNYSFLTREYRSVGVPVGYTEVNIVSPEDPDEDLPPDTPGEIALRGPSVAQGYWQMPEATAAVFRPGGWFLSGDIGYLDTEGVLFITDRKKDMIIMSGWKVYPTEVENVLVQHPKIRDVAVFGSPDERRGEIPVAVVVPAGDEPPTYDEISTFCRSHLAGYKIPRGLIIVESLPRVNGWKLLRRTLREEYGSKL
- a CDS encoding TspO/MBR family protein, with amino-acid sequence MQISSRLKTLLTLAGFVLLPLLVGAIGAFFTTPAIPIWFATLTKPWFAPPNWLFAPAWTVLYFLMGAASFLIYQKREIDPRVDGALKVYGLQLFLNLLWSVIFFGFRSIIGGFIAIVLLWVLIVVTIWRFHRISPTAGMLLVPYIAWVTFAAVLNFGILQLNVPFMIMTK